The following nucleotide sequence is from Pseudomonadota bacterium.
ACTGGCCCTCGCGCCCGTGTTCCTGCTCGTGGCGATCGGTCAGTTGATGAACGTCGTGTCCCTGCGCCTGGCGCGCGTGATCGACCGCATCCGCGCCCTCATCGCCGAGTACGAGGCACAGGCCGATGCGAGCAAGCAGGCCCGCATGCGCCACGAGGTGAACGACCTGTTCCGCCGCATGCGCTTCGCCAACGTGTCCGTCAACCTGCTGGTGACCTCGGCGGTGGCTGTGTGCGGCGTGGTGGTAGTGCTCTTTCTGGACGGGTTGGTGAGCTGGAA
It contains:
- a CDS encoding DUF2721 domain-containing protein, translating into MTPVEIIQLALAPVFLLVAIGQLMNVVSLRLARVIDRIRALIAEYEAQADASKQARMRHEVNDLFRRMRFANVSVNLLVTSAVAVCGVVVVLFLDGLVSWKLEAALIVLFTLSVLLITGGVIAFLIEVTIATATLSRDPTILRCLGERGEPGKLPTD